Proteins encoded within one genomic window of Aspergillus nidulans FGSC A4 chromosome VII:
- a CDS encoding sugar porter family MFS transporter (transcript_id=CADANIAT00009320): MSDRVTTIFGARGKLLHSLQVLLIGAPAFVIFGYNQAGLGPLATLNSWVATFPDIDTVHTTGVEKSENSTKKGAVIAAFQLGALIGALSTTFFSDRFGRRMSIFIGAILTIIGQVLQVASYSLPQFVVGRIILGIGTGQFNVAVPVWQSESSAAKNRGQHVIIDGMFMCLGYALCNWIDFGLSRIEESTTQWRVPLAIALLPSLMILFSVFLFPESPRWLVQANRIELAERSLSALKGDEASPEEIRAEIAGIQTSLELTSHAKASLMEIFSKDDQDKLLYRFILCMMLQFFQQMCGGNLISVYASTIFEENLGMSESLSKILASCALTWKFLCCFISFWAIDRLGRRICFIVSGSGMACCMMAMAITNSMGEDNKGASIASAVFIFLFNCFYPIGFLGGNFLYASEVAPARLRVAMSAFSAANHWLWNFVVVMVTPVALDTIGYKYYVMYTVLSACIPISVYFFYPETMNRNLELINQVFRDASSPWEIVSMARKLPQGEVAEAQLAAIHKKDGTELEMKEEA; this comes from the coding sequence ATGTCTGACCGGGTTACTACCATCTTCGGCGCCAGGGGGAAGCTGCTGCATTCCCTCCAGGTCTTGCTAATTGGAGCGCCGGccttcgtcatcttcggTTATAACCAGGCCGGCTTGGGCCCTCTCGCGACTCTCAACAGCTGGGTGGCAACATTCCCTGATATCGATACCGTCCACACCACGGGCGTGGAGAAGAGCGAAAACTCGACCAAGAAGGGTGCTGTCATTGCCGCCTTCCAGCTCGGAGCTCTTATCGGAGCCCTTTCCACCACATTCTTCTCTGACCGATTTGGTCGCCGAATGTCCATCTTCATTGGTGCGATTCTCACTATCATCGGACAGGTCCTGCAGGTGGCATCATACAGCCTGCCTCAGTTTGTTGTCGGCCGTATTATCCTTGGTATTGGCACTGGTCAGTTCAACGTTGCTGTTCCAGTCTGGCAGAGTGAATCGTCCGCGGCCAAGAACCGCGGCCAGCATGTTATCATTGATGGAATGTTCATGTGTCTCGGTTATGCCCTTTGCAACTGGATCGATTTTGGTCTGAGCCGGATCGAAGAGAGCACGACGCAGTGGCGCGTGCCTCTGGCCATCGCGCTCCTTCCCTCGCTCATGATCCTGTTTTCCGTCTTCTTGTTCCCCGAGTCTCCGAGATGGCTTGTCCAAGCCAACCGCATTGAGCTGGCTGAGCGGAGTCTCTCGGCCCTCAAGGGTGACGAGGCCTCGCCGGAAGAGATCCGTGCGGAAATTGCCGGCATTCAAACCAGTCTTGAATTGACCTCGCACGCCAAGGCCTCCCTTATGGagatcttcagcaaggaCGACCAGGATAAGCTGTTGTACCGCTTTATCCTCTGCATGATGctccagttcttccagcAAATGTGCGGAGGCAACCTGATTTCTGTATACGCTTCCACCATCTTCGAAGAGAACCTGGGCATGAGTGAGAGCCTGTCCAAGATCCTGGCCTCTTGCGCCTTGACGTGGAAGTTCCTTTGCTgcttcatctctttctggGCAATCGATCGTCTCGGCCGTCGTATTTGCTTCATCGTTAGTGGTTCAGGAATGGCCTGCTgcatgatggccatggccatcaccAATAGTATGGGCGAAGACAACAAGGGAGCCTCCATCGCCTCTgccgtcttcatcttcctcttcaactGCTTTTATCCCATCGGTTTCCTCGGAGGCAATTTCTTGTACGCTTCCGAGGTGGCTCCAGCCCGTCTCCGTGTCGCCATGTCTGCCTTCTCCGCGGCCAACCATTGGCTGTGGAATTTTGTTGTCGTGATGGTGACCCCGGTCGCCCTCGACACGATCGGGTACAAGTACTACGTCATGTACACTGTCTTGTCGGCCTGCATTCCGATCTCCGTGTACTTCTTCTACCCTGAGACGATGAACCGCAACCTAGAGCTGATCAACCAGGTCTTCCGTGATGCGTCGTCGCCGTGGGAGATCGTCTCGATGGCCCGCAAGCTGCCGCAAGGAGAAGTCGCTGAGGCGCAGCTCGCGGCCATCCACAAGAAGGACGGCACCGAGCTGGAAATGAAGGAAGAGGCATAA
- a CDS encoding sugar porter family MFS transporter (transcript_id=CADANIAT00009321) yields MGGKVGGLSFGYDQGVISVTLVMEQFLGRFVEVAEGHPGSGFWKGLMTAMLELGAFVGALNQGWLADKISRRYSIVVAVAIFNVGSVLQTAAVDYAMLTVGRTIGGIGIGMLSMVAPLYISEVSPPECRGALLVLEEFCIVLGIVIAYWITYGTRFMAGEWAWRLPFLLQIVPSFVLLGGVIVLPFSPRWLASKGRNDEALQSLSQLRRLPTTDHRIQQELLDIKIDVRFHQELNAEKHPTLQGSGTTKSLLRELAGWADCFKSGCWRRTQVAVLVMFFQQFVGINALIYYSPTLFKTMGLDYDMQLLMSGIINVTQLVGVCTSLWTMDALGRRPLLLWGAAIMGISHVIIAALVGIYSDNWPAHRTRGWTSVAFLFVYMLAFGATWGSVGWALPAEVFSSFLRAKGVALATCGTWLFNFIIGLITPPLIQDTGYGAYVFFAVFCILAFIWTFFCVPETSGRTLEQMDAVFKDNSISAERARRQAIENELMGEHHGVTA; encoded by the exons ATGGGGGGGAAAGTCGGAGGGTTGTCGTTCGGGTACGATCAGGGTGTGATCTCAGTCACCCTGGTCATGGAACAGTTTCTGGGCCGGTTCGTGGAGGTTGCCGAGGGCCATCCGGGATCAGGGTTCTGGAAGGGCTTGATGACGGCAATGTTGGAATTGGGTGCTTTTGTTGGCGCGCTCAATCAGGGCTGGCTCGCTGATAAGATCTCTCGACGGTACTCGATCGTTGTGGCTGTGGCTATCTTTAATGTCGGTTCCGTGCTGCAGACTGCCGCCGTGGACTATGCGATGCTTACCGTCGGACGCACAATTGGCGGTATTGGCATCGGTATGCTGTCCATGGTTGCGCCGCTCTATATCTCAGAGGTCTCGCCGCCCGAGTGTCGAGGCGCGCTGCTCGTCTTGGAGGAGTTCTGTATCGTGCTCGGGATCGTCATTGCGTACTGGATCACGTACGGGACACGGTTCATGGCCGGCGAGTGGGCGTGGAGACTTCCTTTCCTGCTGCAGATCGTGCCGAGTTTCGTCTTGCTGGGAGGTGTCATTGTCCTCCCGTTCTCGCCTCGTTGGCTCGCGTCCAAGGGCCGGAATGACGAGGCGCTTCAGAGCCTGAGCCAGCTGCGCCGGCTGCCGACCACCGACCACCGTATCCAACAAGAGCTGCTGGACATCAAGATCGATGTCCGCTTTCATCAAGAGCTGAACGCCGAGAAGCACCCGACCCTTCAGGGCTCGGGGACGACAAAGAGCCTGCTTCGCGAGCTGGCCGGTTGGGCCGACTGCTTCAAGAGCGGTTGCTGGCGACGCACCCAGGTGGCAGTCCTTGTGATGTTTTTCCAGCAGTTTGTTGGTATCAACGCCCTCATCTACTACTCGCCCACGCTCTTCAAGACCATGGGTCTCGATTACGATATGCAATTGCTCATGTCGGGTATCATCAACGTCACGCAGCTGGTTGGCGTCTGCACCAGTCTCTGGACCATGGACGCCCTCGGCCGTCGGCCGCTCCTGCTCTGGGGTGCTGCCATCATGGGAATTTCCCATGTCATTATTGCAGCCCTCGTCGGTATCTACTCAGACAACTGGCCTGCGCACCGAACACGGGGCTGGACCAGTGTCGCTTTTCTGTTTGTGTATATGCTCGCCTTTGGCGCCACCTGGGGATCAGTAGGCTGGGCGCTGCCGGCTG AGGTGTTCTCTTCATTTCTCCGCGCCAAGGGTGTCGCTCTTGCAACATGCGGCACCTGGCTGTTCAACTTTATCATC GGCCTTATCACACCTCCCTTGATTCAAGATACAGGGTATGGTGCGTACGTCTTCTTCGCAGTGTTCTGtatcctcgccttcatctgGACCTTCTTCTGCGTCCCTGAGACAAGCGGCCGCACCCTGGAGCAGATGGACGCAGTATTCAAGGACAACTCAATCAGCGCGGAGCGGGCAAGGAGGCAGGCGATCGAAAATGAGCTTATGGGAGAGCATCATGGCGTTACAGCATAG
- a CDS encoding uncharacterized protein (transcript_id=CADANIAT00009322) produces MAFSNDAANGTENTENRYSSFAGVSRGNHVKFHVAGCAYFWAVSEALLKAKRSIWIMGWWVSPEVYLRRPPSENEEYRLDRMLQAAACRGVMVNVVVFKEVAVAMCLDSHYTKRTLEALHPRISVFRYPDHIPGEGVRPSQIGSYSARGDAGIQEIGDEALQGLFEAAGLRSLFWAHHEKLVIVDQQLAFIGGIDLSFGRWDLIQHPIADSHPCNARQIVFPGQDYNNARVKDYEDLKHWEKTGLDRSTTPRMGWEDISVSMTGPAVVDICQHFVDRWNYIWDVKYSRALPGMSSYAPLSQPSPFVAPCNDNAGSMDCQIVRSIGRWSNGIPTENSLYNAYLDIIAKSEHFVYLEQQFFISSTGDEVEAVWNRVAEAFVERILRAARERKRYKVIVVLPALPAFPGDIHAQFAGELPRALMKLQFDSINRSGLSLLERVKKAGVNPDDYIRFFNLRSYDRLRPVTSNWVDDLIHPLGLHANIETGAPKAPDAITDVQTPGKDAQLSPGLWDTVSSCYMLDGPDIRNVLWPDGACFAEMEGFVQEQVYVHSKLLIADDRVVLCGSANLNDRSLKGSRDSEIAVVIEDRTPLPSTMHDQPFEASKFAATFRRYLFRKHLGLLFPQNMRRPDGHFMPAPVPLDYDYGSPEDLLVADPLSDSFLAFWNQVARRNTLAFRKVFDPIPDDKEKTWEDYDRVAERARRGHVALDHFSSSKEAILGVKDELSTIRGTLVEMPMDFLMNSNIQPDDAVFNMYTRSGYT; encoded by the exons ATGGCTTTTTCGAATGATGCGGCGAACGGCACCGAAAACACCGAGAACCGATACTCGAGTTTCGCGGGTGTCTCCCGAGGGAACCATGTCAAGTTCCATGTGGCTGGCTGCGCCTATTTCTGGGCCGTCTCAGAGgctctgctgaaggccaAGAGGTCCATCTGGATCATGGGCT GGTGGGTGTCGCCCGAGGTCTACCTCCGGCGCCCTCCATCCGAAAACGAAGAGTACCGGCTTGACCGGATGCTCCAGGCGGCGGCATGTCGCGGGGTCATGGTCAATGTGGTGGTGTTCAAGGAGGTCGCTGTAGCCATGTGCT TGGACTCGCACTATACGAAACGCACGCTGGAAGCCCTGCACCCGAGAATCTCTGTCTTTCGCTATCCGGATCATATCCCAGGGGAGGGCGTCCGTCCGTCGCAGATTGGATCCTATTCGGCAAGAGGGGACGCGGGTATTCAAGAGATTGGCGACGAAGCGCTACAAGGGTTGTTCGAGGCTGCGGGACTGCGGTCTCTGTTCTGGGCGCATCATGAGAAACTGGTCATTGTGGACCAGCAGCTGGCATTCATCGGCGGCATTGACCTCTCTTTTGGACGATGGGACCTGATCCAGCATCCGATCGCCGACTCTCATCCCTGCAATGCGCGTCAGATCGTCTTCCCTGGTCAGGACTACAATAATGCTCGCGTGAAGGACTACGAGGATCTCAAACACTGGGAGAAAACCGGGCTCGACCGCTCGACCACGCCACGCATGGGATGGGAGGATATCTCCGTGAGCATGACCGGGCCGGCAGTGGTTGATATCTGTCAACACTTTGTTGACCGCTGGAACTACATCTGGGATGTAAAGTACAGCCGTGCTCTGCCTGGGATGAGCTCCTATGCGCCTCTTTCGCAGCCAAGTCCATTCGTTGCTCCGTGCAATGACAACGCCGGATCGATGGACTGTCAGATCGTGCGAAGTATTGGTCGCTGGAGCAACGGCATCCCGACAGAAAACAGTCTTTATAATGCTTATCTCGATATTATCGCTAAAAGCGAACACTTTGTCTACCTGGAGCAACAATTCTTCATCAGCTCCACgggcgacgaggtcgaggCAGTCTGGAACCGGGTGGCAGAAGCATTCGTTGAGCGCATTTTGCGCGCCGCGCGCGAAAGGAAGCGGTACAAGGTTATTGTTGTCTTGCCTGCATTGCCTGCATTCCCAGGAGACATCCACGCCCAGTTCGCAGGGGAGCTGCCACGGGCGCTCATGAAGCTGCAGTTTGATTCCATCAACCGAAGCGGCCTCAGTCTCTTGGAAAGAGTCAAAAAGGCAGGGGTGAATCCTGATGATTATATCCGGTTCTTCAATTTGAGGAGCTATGATCGCCTGCGGCCCGTAACTAGTAATTGGGTTGATGACCTGATCCATCCGCTCGGGCTTCATGCAAACATTGAGACTGGAGCTCCGAAAGCGCCAGATGCCATCACTGACGTGCAAACGCCCGGCAAGGATGCGCAGCTGTCTCCCGGTCTCTGGGATACAGTCAGCTCCTGTTATATGCTCGACGGGCCAGATATCCGAAACGTCCTCTGGCCAGATGGCGCGTGTTTCGCAGAAATGGAGGGCTTTGTGCAGGAGCAGGTATATGTCCACAGCAAGCTCTTGATCGCGGATGACAGGGTAGTCCTTTGTGGCTCTGCCAATTTGAATGACCGTTCACTCAAGGGAAGCCGGGATTCAGAGATCGCAGTCGTGATCGAGGATAGAACTCCGCTGCCATCAACTATGCATGATCAGCCCTTTGAAGCCAGTAAATTTGCTGCTACATTTCGCCGGTACCTCTTTCGAAAGCATCTGGGTCTTCTGTTCCCGCAAAACATGCGCCGGCCAGATGGCCATTTTATGCCTGCGCCGGTACCTCTTGACTATGACTACGGGTCTCCGGAAGACCTTCTCGTGGCGGATCCACTAAGCGATAGTTTCCTCGCCTTTTGGAATCAGGTTGCACGCCGGAACACTCTGGCCTTTCGAAAAGTGTTTGACCCCATTCCGGATGATAAGGAGAAGACCTGGGAGGACTATGACCGTGTAGCCGAAAGAGCCCGCCGCGGGCATGTCGCATTGGACCACTTTTCCAGCAGTAAAGAGGCTATTCTTGGggtgaaggatgagctctCGACCATCAGGGGGACGTTAGTTGAGATGCCGATGGACTTTTTGATGAATAGTAACATTCAACCCGACGACGCAGTCTTTAATATGTACACCAGGTCGGGATACACTTAG
- a CDS encoding CFEM domain-containing protein (transcript_id=CADANIAT00009323) has product MDVRDQLPSVNPIPDCARSCLTAAAAEASCSLTEAICVCYDQTVAKAMGTCVAQACSVSDIFSVKRYSDTICGAKPRAQTQALVVVSTMFLVIMIVCVLMRTVARVLNRNYGLDDLAISLSVGIAVAIAAIVYPTSNLGLGTDIWYLERPKIDHLLYLFVVTTYLYIPCLAVIKISMLLLYLRIFPNRNLRIATFIMLAIVSMWGVAYTLVIIWICSPRSFAWLGWDGEHTGTCVNSMVVQVSHAILNIVFDVIVLGMPLPVLLRLDMSKTKKAGVCVMFLTGFIVTALSIVRVVTTYNFLKSRNQTRDFIPFCIWNILEIDLGIICSCLPGMRALLKIIIPGCGSTNEASDYDYSSPQEVPGNSRNLHNKSFHLSVDGSGRVRSSTRRERNAFVPLPDLPPVRSRLISHLPENWMAERSRSS; this is encoded by the exons ATGGATGTCCGCGACCAGCTACCATCCGTCAATCCAATCCCTGACTGCGCG CGCTCCTGCCTtaccgcagcagcagcagaggcatCGTGCAGTCTGACGGAGGCTATATGTGTCTGCTATGACCAGACCGTAGCCAAAGCGATGGGGACGTGTGTTGCGCAAGCGTGCTCGGTTTCAGATATCTTCT CCGTCAAGCGGTACTCAGACACGATCTGTGGTGCTAAACCCAGGGCGCAGACCCAGGCACTTGTCGTAGTGAGCACCATGTTCCTGGTGATCATGATTGTCTGCGTTCTCATGAGAACTGTTGCCCGGGTTCTTAACCGCAACTACGGCCTCGACGACCTCGCCATTAGCCTCAGCGTG GGTATCGCCGTTGCAATCGCCGCCATTGTTTACCCCA CCAGTAATCTAGGGTTAGGAACCGACATTTGGTATCTTGAGCGCCCAAAAATAGACCATTTACTCTAT CTCTTCGTTGTGACCACATATCTGTATATCCCATGCCTGGCGGTGATCAAGATCtcaatgctgctgctctATCTGCGGATATTTCCCAACCGGAATCTGCGCATTGCAACCTTCATCATGCTCGCCATCGTCAGCATGTGGGGTGTCGCATATACCCTGGTCATAATCTGGATATGCAGCCCGCGAAGCTTCGCCTGGCTAGGCTGGGACGGCGAGCATACCGGTACTTGCGTGAATTCGATGGTTGTCCAGGTCTCCCATGCTATACTCAACATCGTATTTGATGTCATTGTGCTTGGCATGCCTCTTCCTGTCTTGCTAAGACTGGACATGTCCAAAACGAAGAAGGCTGGTGTCTGTGTGATGTTTCTTACTGGATTTAT CGTGACTGCCCTGAGTATTGTTCGAGTGGTCACAACGTACAACTTCCTAAAATCCCGGAACCAGACGA GAGATTTCATTCCTTTTTGCATCTGGAACATTCTTGAGATTGATCTTGGCATCATTTGCTCGTGCTTACCCGGAATGCGTGCTCTTCTCAAGATTATCATTCCGGGCTGTGGAAGCACAAATGAAGCCTCAGACTACGACTACAGTTCACCGCAGGAGGTCCCGGGAAACTCAAGGAATCTGCACAACAAATCATTCCATCTCAGTGTAGACGGGAGTGGACGGGTACGGTCAAGTacaaggagggagagaaatGCATTCGTGCCCCTTCCCGATTTGCCTCCAGTCCGGAGCAGACTGATTAGTCACTTGCCTGAAAACTGGATGGCTGAAAGGAGTCGCAGCTCATAG